One segment of Mycolicibacterium neworleansense DNA contains the following:
- a CDS encoding TldD/PmbA family protein, translating into MTAQRRVDADFLELPRFELADAALSAAAAAGASYADLRIHRITTEIIQLRDGELEMSVVNREIGLAVRVIVDGAWGFASHAELAPQVAAETARRAVQVATTLASLNAERIELAAEPVYTDVSWVSDYGVDPFAVPAADKIALLGEYSGRLLAADGVDHVSAGVHAVKEQTFYADTFGSSITQQRVRVMPTMEAVAVDSAAGSFETMRTLAPPTARGWEALAGDDVWDWTSELAELPTLLAEKTKAPSVVAGPTDLVIDPSNLWLTIHESIGHATEYDRAIGYEAAYAGTSFATPDKLGTMRYGSPVMNVTADRTVEFGLATVGFDDEGVRSQSWDLVRDGVFVGYQLDRVFAPRLGQARSNGCSYADSPHHVPIQRMANVSLQPGLEDLSTADLISRVSDGIYVVGDKSWSIDMQRYNFQFTGQRFYRIRDGRLDGQLRDVAYQATTTDFWGAMEAVGGPSTWRLGGAFNCGKAQPGQVAPVSHGCPSALFRGINVLNTRTEGGR; encoded by the coding sequence ATGACAGCCCAGCGACGTGTGGACGCCGATTTCCTGGAGCTGCCCCGGTTCGAGTTGGCCGACGCGGCGTTGTCCGCGGCGGCCGCGGCCGGCGCCAGCTATGCCGACCTGCGGATTCACCGCATCACCACCGAGATCATCCAATTACGCGACGGCGAGTTGGAGATGTCCGTGGTCAACCGCGAGATCGGCCTGGCGGTACGGGTGATCGTGGACGGCGCGTGGGGATTCGCCTCCCATGCCGAGCTGGCGCCTCAGGTGGCCGCCGAGACGGCGCGGCGCGCGGTGCAGGTGGCGACGACGCTGGCGTCGCTGAACGCCGAGCGCATCGAATTGGCAGCCGAACCGGTCTACACCGACGTTTCGTGGGTGTCCGACTACGGCGTCGACCCGTTCGCCGTGCCCGCGGCGGACAAGATCGCCCTGCTCGGCGAGTACTCCGGCCGGCTGCTGGCGGCCGACGGCGTCGACCATGTGTCGGCGGGAGTGCATGCGGTCAAGGAGCAGACCTTCTACGCCGATACTTTCGGGTCATCGATCACCCAGCAGCGGGTGCGGGTGATGCCGACCATGGAGGCGGTGGCTGTCGACTCCGCCGCCGGAAGCTTCGAGACCATGCGTACGCTGGCCCCGCCGACGGCGCGTGGCTGGGAAGCCCTTGCCGGTGATGACGTGTGGGACTGGACCTCTGAGCTGGCCGAGCTGCCGACGCTGCTCGCCGAGAAGACCAAGGCCCCGTCGGTTGTCGCGGGTCCCACCGACCTGGTGATCGACCCGTCCAACCTGTGGCTGACGATCCATGAATCCATCGGGCACGCCACCGAATACGACCGGGCGATCGGCTACGAGGCGGCCTACGCCGGCACGTCGTTCGCCACTCCGGACAAGCTCGGCACCATGCGCTACGGCTCACCGGTGATGAACGTGACCGCTGACCGTACCGTCGAATTCGGTTTGGCCACTGTTGGTTTCGATGACGAGGGGGTGCGCTCGCAGAGCTGGGACCTGGTGCGCGACGGCGTCTTCGTCGGCTATCAGCTGGACCGGGTGTTCGCGCCGCGCCTCGGCCAGGCCCGCTCCAACGGTTGCTCGTATGCCGACTCGCCCCACCATGTCCCGATCCAGCGGATGGCCAATGTGTCGCTGCAGCCCGGCCTGGAGGATCTCAGTACGGCGGACCTGATCTCACGCGTGTCCGACGGCATCTATGTCGTGGGCGACAAGTCCTGGTCAATCGACATGCAGCGGTACAACTTCCAGTTCACCGGCCAGCGGTTCTACCGGATCCGCGACGGGCGGCTGGACGGGCAGCTGCGGGACGTGGCCTACCAGGCCACCACCACCGATTTCTGGGGCGCGATGGAAGCCGTTGGCGGGCCGTCCACCTGGCGCCTCGGCGGGGCGTTCAACTGCGGCAAGGCCCAGCCCGGGCAGGTGGCCCCGGTCAGCCACGGCTGCCCGAGCGCCCTGTTCCGCGGCATCAATGTACTGAACACCCGGACGGAGGGCGGCCGATGA